The DNA sequence GCCCAGCTGGCGACCGAGGTAACCAAAGCCGGCGGTTTCGGTATTAATATCCATTTTTCCATGTAATGAATGTTGAATCCATGAGGCTGATGTTAATAGGCTTTCTCCCATCGACGGCTGACCTCTCACCCAACTCGGCGCACATCAAGACCCTCTCCAGCGATCTCGAAGAGGCCCGCACCCTGCTCGGCGCCGACCAACCGGCGGACGGCCCGCTCCGGGTCGGAACCAGCTTCATCACGGGACACCAGTCCATCGGCCATTTCACCGAGACGGCGCTGCCCCTCCTGGCCAAGCACCGGCCCGCCGCGGTTTGGCTGTTTGCGCCGGACGGTGACGTCAAGCCGCACCGTAGCATCATCGCCGCGCTCAAGGGCCTGGACGTGCCCCCCGTAGTGTTTGTCCAGGTCGGCAATGTCGCGGCGGCCCGGGAGGCGGTGCTTGACGGCGCTGATGTCCTCGTGACTCAAGGTGTTGATGCTGGTGGCCACCAGTTTCGTCAGGGTGCGGGTATCGTGAGCTTCGTGCCCGAAGTGAGAACTATGCTGGAGAATGAGTTTGGGGATAAAGATATCAGCATCGTGGCTGCTGGAGGCATTGCCGATGGGCGAGGTGTTGCCGGTGCCTTGGCCCTGGGTGAGTGTTTCCAAGGTTGCAAGTTGCTGATGTTGACTTGAGACAGGCGCTGAGGGAGTCGTGATGGGAACAAGAGTAAGTCATCTACTGGTCAATGGTTGAAAAAGGAAGCTTATAATTCCTAGTTCACTGTCGCGACCGAATCCATCTATCCCCAGTTCCGAAAGGACATTGTCCTCGGTGCCGTTGATGGTGGAGTGTCCACGCTTAAGTGAGTGTGTCCAGCTTACATTCAGAGAGCATCTTTAAGCTTACGAGACATAGGTCACCTTTCAACGACCGGATTAATAACAGCACCCTCTGGGGACCTCTATACGACGGCCGTGCCATCATCGGGCCTATCCACAACAAGTTCATTACTGGCGCATCTCTCGAGGAATGTCAGCGGAGCCTCAAGGAGGACTACTCACAGGAGGATGCTAGCCGAATCATTAACACCTGGGCGTAAGTGTCTCGGGATAATTCTGCTGCCTTGTCTAACTGCGAAACAGGGGAACCGGCGTTGGTCTTATCAACAAGGCCCAGCCGGCTGGTGAGATTGTGCGCGAGGTCCGggaagaggccaaggtcgcGCTTCAGAGAGCGGCTGGTCTCGTCTGACGCGATGACGTATGAAATGAAACCCATCCCATCTGATGTAAGACAAAAGTCATATCAATTGACAGAGCGCGATATACTCCTCTATATAGTAGTCGCCTCTACGCCGAGGCAATGGGGGCAAACAAGAAATTGATATCATACAAAAAAAGGCAAGACTGCTGCTCATCCAGACACCGTGACCCCTGCTCGCGATTACAGCTTGGCCTTTGTCTGGGCCTTCTTCAGCACGGGGTCCAGCTTGGTCGCCTTCATGACGttgcccttgaccttgagcttgccgccCATGAAGAGGCGCTGGgcattggccttgccctcgacgagcttgccAAAGTTCTCCTCTGAGAGGCTCAGTGTGACTAGAGTGGTGGTGTTAGCCGCGCTGTCGCGTAGATGAATGCGCCGGAGGGTTCGGATGAGCGCATCGCGTCTATGCTGTCTTCACGTACCATCAGGCTTGGCGCCAACTCCGGTGCCGACAGCACCCGTCTTCTTGAGGTCGATGTGCCAGCTAGCCTCCTCGCCGCTCGCGTTCTTGAGGACGAAGGCGTACACGCCGTTGCCCTGCTTGATGGCGTCCGCGCGGTCGGCGTCGCTGGCATTGATGGCGGCGTTGATGGCGTCAAAAGCGGCCGAGGAAGGGAAGTTGTCTGTCGCAGAGTCAGTTTCGGGTCTATTCTCGTCTATGGCATGTGTCTACCAACGTACCGTTCTTGAGAGACATGGCTGCTGGTGATGTTTATGAGAGCTGACGGGTCGAGCAAGAGATCTGTAGAGAGAGGACGGAtacgagatggagatgcaAGGAAgcaagaaagagaaaaaagtgTGGGGGAATTGACCGAGGTTTTTAAACGGCGACTGGGGGTTACAGAGAATGAGAGGTCATGGATCTTGttgacggcggcgatggaCGTTGGGCTTTTCTGGGGTCGGCCCCGATCGTTGCATGTGAACCTCGGAGTTGCATCATGTGCTGAGCCTTTCCCCACAATCCCCCAAGCGGGTCCCAACTGGCATCAGATCTCTTGACATTGTCGCCTTTTTGTTGGAGACGATGAAAAAGATACATGAGATTAGCATGGCCGACTTGTAATGATCAGTTGTACCCCCGAATGCGTCGG is a window from the Fusarium keratoplasticum isolate Fu6.1 chromosome 5, whole genome shotgun sequence genome containing:
- a CDS encoding NMO domain-containing protein, encoding MSPSKLMNRFPWAKSPLISNGPMLGAASAQLATEVTKAGGFGFLPSTADLSPNSAHIKTLSSDLEEARTLLGADQPADGPLRVGTSFITGHQSIGHFTETALPLLAKHRPAAVWLFAPDGDVKPHRSIIAALKGLDVPPVVFVQVGNVAAAREAVLDGADVLVTQGVDAGGHQFRQGAGIVSFVPEVRTMLENEFGDKDISIVAAGGIADGRGVAGALALGAEGVVMGTRFTVATESIYPQFRKDIVLGAVDGGVSTLKSPFNDRINNSTLWGPLYDGRAIIGPIHNKFITGASLEECQRSLKEDYSQEDASRIINTWAGTGVGLINKAQPAGEIVREVREEAKVALQRAAGLV
- a CDS encoding SCP2 domain-containing protein, translating into MSLKNDNFPSSAAFDAINAAINASDADRADAIKQGNGVYAFVLKNASGEEASWHIDLKKTGAVGTGVGAKPDVTLSLSEENFGKLVEGKANAQRLFMGGKLKVKGNVMKATKLDPVLKKAQTKAKL